GTCTGGGCCAAAAGAGTCTTTCCCGAGCCGGTGGGACCGATCATGACGATATTGCTCTTCTGGATCTCCACATCTTCCACTTCCAGCCGGGTTTCAATTCTCTTGTAATGATTGTACACAGCAACTGATAATATCTTTTTCGCCCTCTCCTGGCCTATGACGTAATCGTCGATGGCCGCTTTTATATCAGCCGGCTTGGGT
The nucleotide sequence above comes from Deltaproteobacteria bacterium. Encoded proteins:
- a CDS encoding ATP-dependent Clp protease ATP-binding subunit ClpX produces the protein MTRKKDDRGGDLVCSFCGKSQDEVKKLIAGPTVYICDECIELCNDIIAEEFEKEEADRIHRVPKPADIKAAIDDYVIGQERAKKILSVAVYNHYKRIETRLEVEDVEIQKSNIVMIGPTGSGKTLLAQT